In the genome of Streptomyces sp. NBC_00190, one region contains:
- a CDS encoding papain-like cysteine protease family protein — protein MGKFRYGAAASVVLAALGSLAAAGGTAHAEAGQDTISMLKQEKTQWCWVASGLTIAKFQGFGSTQTDFCNRAQPYYGCNNQPATLDDMARGWSSLGMAHTGSGLSSAATFSQVYTDVKAARPIGARIGWTSGGGHMNVVYGFDTSNNTIAVADPWPDTTTYTWWNYNDYVSNSSSKWTHSRIGISR, from the coding sequence ATGGGCAAATTCAGGTATGGAGCCGCGGCGTCGGTCGTGCTGGCCGCCTTGGGATCGCTCGCGGCCGCGGGAGGCACGGCTCACGCGGAAGCAGGTCAGGACACCATCAGCATGCTGAAGCAGGAGAAGACTCAGTGGTGCTGGGTCGCCTCCGGGCTGACCATCGCCAAGTTCCAGGGCTTCGGCTCCACACAGACGGACTTCTGCAACCGGGCCCAGCCCTACTACGGCTGTAACAACCAGCCCGCCACGCTGGACGACATGGCCAGGGGCTGGAGCAGCCTCGGCATGGCCCACACCGGCTCGGGCCTGAGCAGCGCGGCCACGTTCAGCCAGGTGTACACCGACGTCAAGGCGGCCCGACCGATCGGTGCCCGCATCGGGTGGACGTCCGGCGGCGGCCACATGAACGTGGTCTACGGCTTCGACACGTCGAACAACACGATCGCCGTGGCCGACCCGTGGCCGGACACCACCACGTACACGTGGTGGAACTACAACGACTACGTGAGCAACAGCTCGTCCAAGTGGACCCACTCCCGCATCGGTATCTCCCGCTAA